A single region of the Kineosporiaceae bacterium SCSIO 59966 genome encodes:
- a CDS encoding peroxiredoxin, with amino-acid sequence MEGDRLSTGLPVGTAAPDFELPDAAGDVVRLSDLRGRPVALVFYPLDWSPGCSVQLELYQQEHEEFSSRGIQLLGISVDSIYSHGAWAHVRGITYPLLSDFNPRGEVARRYQVWREPDGFSERAVYLVDADGVIRWTYVSPQLHHLPPWDELVSALDAVARTGVETGVEVQTT; translated from the coding sequence ATGGAGGGTGACCGTCTCTCGACCGGCCTGCCGGTCGGCACGGCCGCACCGGACTTCGAGCTGCCGGATGCCGCGGGCGACGTCGTCCGGCTCTCGGACCTGAGGGGCCGTCCGGTCGCCCTGGTGTTCTACCCGCTCGACTGGAGCCCTGGGTGCAGCGTGCAGCTGGAGCTCTACCAGCAGGAGCACGAGGAGTTCAGCTCTCGCGGGATCCAGCTCCTGGGGATCTCGGTCGACTCCATCTACAGCCACGGCGCGTGGGCGCACGTGCGCGGCATCACCTACCCGCTGCTGTCCGACTTCAACCCGCGTGGCGAGGTCGCCCGGCGTTACCAGGTGTGGCGGGAGCCTGACGGGTTCAGCGAGCGCGCCGTGTACCTCGTCGACGCGGACGGCGTCATCCGCTGGACCTACGTGTCGCCCCAGCTCCACCACCTGCCGCCGTGGGACGAGCTCGTCAGCGCACTGGACGCCGTCGCCCGGACCGGAGTCGAGACCGGAGTGGAGGTGCAGACGACATGA